The following proteins are co-located in the Euwallacea fornicatus isolate EFF26 chromosome 16, ASM4011564v1, whole genome shotgun sequence genome:
- the Spag1 gene encoding sperm-associated antigen 1 produces MSSKPVPSMLNLDDLSQSYKNDSYGIKNFGPEESLLNKYKIPIQHFDFKYVSRAKNPNELEKIMEVLISGQEGYYPDLLRATEDKLRRLKPNSRFLRRTSKVLNKKELAENEVELISDDMQKWVSDVSRDSKELEQKTTKNIRCEVQIRRHDSQPEQLKLVKDEKRISSTDYRAWDQYDPDTELLKQELGEERMKQQAKQAQKAAEKMKLDAGNFVYAETSRQSHVTTNDLNNTNIKKLKTSVPLNQYYTEVEASFTSNRELEKGREFFTTGDYEFALKCFTQSILCKPSVINLSNRALTFLKLNKFEEAVSDCDHVLAIDDKDLNALLRKAQALEGLKKYEEALDCVDLVIEKDPNNNVAQELAERVRKYCRNLMKNTRMKIIEIQ; encoded by the exons ATGTCCTCAAAACCAGTCCCCAGCATGTTAAATTTAGATGATTTATCGCAAAGCTACAAAAACGACTCCTACGGGATTAAAAACTTTGGACCTGAAGAgtctttgttaaacaaatacaaaatccCAATCCAACATTTCGATTTCAAGTATGTGTCCCGGGCAAAAAATCCGAATGAGCTAGAAAAGATTATGGAAGTTTTAATTTCGGGACAGGAGGGATATTACCCTGATTTGCTTAG GGCTACTGAAGACAAACTTCGAAGACTGAAACCAAACAGCAGATTTTTAAGGCGAACTTCTAAAGTTCTGAACAAAAAAGAGTTGGCAGAAAATGAAGTCGAACTCATTTCCGATGATATGCAAAAGTGGGTTTCAGACGTTTCCAGAGACAGCAAAGAGCTGGAGcaaaaaacgacaaaaaatatccg GTGTGAAGTACAAATTCGTCGACACGACTCTCAACCGGAACAATTAAAACTTGTCAAAGACGAAAAACGAATTTCGTCTACGGATTATCGAGCTTGGGATCAGTATGATCCCGACACTGAGTTGTTGAAGCAGGAGTTGGGCGAGGAGAGAATGAAGCAGCAGGCAAAGCAAGCTCAGAAGGCTGCAGAGAAGATGAAACTGGACGCTGGAAATTTCGTTTATGCAGAAACGAGCAGGCAATCTCACGTTACCACAAACGATCTGAATAATACCAATATAAAGAAGCTGAAAACGTCG GTACCTTTGAACCAATATTACACTGAAGTGGAAGCATCATTTACTTCAAACAGGGAACTGGAAAAAGGCAGAGAGTTCTTTACGACTGGTGACTATGAGTTCGCACTCAAATGCTTCACCCAAAGCATCTTATGTAAACCTTCAGTTATAAACCTAAGCAACAGAGCTTTAACcttcttaaaattgaataaatttgagGAAGCTGTCAGCGACTGTGATCACGTATTGGCAATTGACGATAAAGATTTGAACGCTTTGCTACGAAAAGCTCAAGCTCTAGAAG GTTTGAAGAAATACGAAGAAGCATTGGATTGCGTAGATTTGGTCATAGAGAAAGATCCCAATAATAATGTGGCACAAGAACTAGCGGAACGTGTACGAAAATATTGCCGGAACCTAATGAAAAACACAAGGATGAAGATTATTGAAATTCAGTAG